TGGCAGTAAAGCCGCTGATGAACTGGTACATCATCTGCTCGGGGGTCAGGCGGGACAGCGGTGGCAGCACCCCGAAGGCGTCGGCAGTCAGAAAGACGATGTTCTGCGGGTGGCCGCCGCGCCCGCCCGGAACGATGTTGTCGATGAAGTCGATGGGGTAGGCGCTGCGGGTGTTTTCGGTCAGCGAGCCGTCATTCAGGTCGAGGCTGTGGTCGGTCCGCATCACCACGTTTTCCAGCACCGTGCCGTACATGTGGGTGGTGCGGAAGATCGCCGGTTCAGCGTCCGGGTTCAGCCCGATCACCTTGGCGTAGCAGCCGCCCTCGAAGTTGAACACGCCCTCGTCGGTCCAGCCGTGTTCGTCGTCTCCGATCAGGGCGCGTTCGGGGTCGGCAGACAGCGTGGTCTTGCCGGTGCCCGACAGCCCGAAGAACAGCGCCACGTCGCCGCCCTTGCCGACGTTGGCCGAGCAGTGCATCGGCATCACGCCGCGCTCTGGCAGCAGGAAATTCAGCACGCCGAAGATGGCTTTCTTGTTCTCTCCGGCATACTCGGTGCCGCCGATCAGCACCATGCGCCGCGTGAAATTGACCAGGATGAAGGTGTCGGAGCGGGTGCCGTCGGTGTGCGGATCGGCGCGGAATTCCGGCAGGTTCAGCACCGTCCAGTCGGGGGAAAATCTGGCGTATTCCTCGGGGGTGGGGCGCACGAACAGATTCCGCACGAACAGCGAGTGGTACGCCATCTGCTGCACGAAGCGCACGCCGAGGCGCTGAGCCGGGTCGGTGCCCGCATACAGGTCCTGCACGAACAGTTCCTGACCGTGGCAGGCCACCTGCATCTTCTTCAGCAGGGCGTCGAAGACCTCGGGCGAGATGGGGGTGTTGAAGCCGCCCCACCACACGCTTTCACGGGTCAGGTCGTCTTCCACGATGAAGCGGTCTTTGGGGCTGCGTCCGGTCTTGTTGGTTCGGACGACCAGCGGGCCGCCCTGCGCGATGTGGCCCTCGCCCCGACGCAGCGCGGCCTCATACAGCTGCGCCACGCCGGGGTTGTGCTGAATGCTGGCCGCCTGCAACTCCTGGAAGAACGCATGGCCCTGCTCGACTTTGTGTTCAGTGGTCACGGTCATGATCTGTCCTCCTCTGAGTTGTAACACCTGTTAGCTTAGGGCCAGTATTCCCGATGGAAACGCTCCCGTGCAAGTTGTGCAGCGTCACGGTTCTGGTAACAGAAAGCGTCCGGGTGACACCAATTAGTGTAGACAGGGTACAAAACGGCGGCTGCCCGCTGCCGGTTTTTCACGTCTCGCGGCTGCTTGACCCGCTGCTCACGGCGTCGTTCTACACTGTGGGAAATGCTCCGACCATTCGTGGTTCCGTTTGCGGCAGCTCTGCTGTTGCCACTTTCGGCGGCGCTGGTATACCGCGCTCTGCCTGCGGCGGGGAGTGGCATGCTGGCGGCGCCGCCCAACGACAGCCGCGAGGGCATTCACCGCGAGGGGCGTCTGCGGCTGCCTCCGATGCCAGAGGTCGTGGGCGGGCAGATCGCCTATTTCCCGCCGCCGCTGCCCACCGTGACCGTCGAGATTCCGCTGCCGCCGCGCCCTGCGCCTGCGCTGCCCACCGTGACCGTCTCGGTCCCCAGGTCGCCCGCCAGCATTCAGAACGCTCACTCGCCGGGTTCACCCCAGGTGGGCCAGTCGGGGGCTGTTCGGCCCGGTGCTGTCCAGATCGCCAACGTCCATACCGACACGCCGGGCGTGACGCAGGCTGCGCCGACCGGCCTGAGCACCCTGACGCCGCTGAACGAGGGCGTGCCCGTCACTATGACGCGCCTTCAGGTGGGGCGGGTGCAGGTGGCGCTGCTGAGGGGCGGCCTGCCGGTGTCGCGGCATGTGCTGTGGCGCAGCAGCGTGGTGCAGTTCATCAAGGCGTCGGGCGCGGTGGCAGGCGTCAACGGCACCTTCTTCAAAGACGCGGCCATCGCCTCGAACGATTCCAACATGATGGGACCGCTGCTGACCGCCGACGGCACCTTTCTGCGCGAGTCTGACGCGTATCTGCTGGGCCGCATCACCGGTCGCCCGCTGGTGGCCTGGTCGAACACTCAGTTTCTGGTCACGGCCTTTCGCCCGGCCACCATGAACCGCAAGGCGCAGGTCCAGGCGCTGCTGCCGGGAGTGACCGATGCCTTTGTGGCGGGCGCGTGGCTGGTGCGCGGCGGTCACGCCATCAGCGCCGCCGATATGAAGCGCTACGCCTCCTCTGATGCTCAGGAGGTGCGCCCCCGCGTGTTCTTCGGCGTGACCAAAGATGGACTGGGCATTGCCGGAGCCACCATCACGCCGGTCAGCAGCGCCGGTCTGGCCCGCATCGCCGAGCAGGTGGGGGCGCAGGAAGCCGTGCTGATGGACAGCGGTTACAGCACCAGTCTGATCTACGGAGCGCAGGTGTTGGCGGTGGGCCACGCGTCGCGCAAGGTGCCTTCGCGTCCGGTGCCGCACGCCATCGTCTTTTTCAACCCAAGCTCGGTGCAGGCGCAGGGCAAACCGCTGCCGGGCAAATAGGGAAGACCTGTACCGTCCCGCGTGGCATCTGTCCTGAAAGCGGGGGAAGCTGTCTCGCCTACACTGAGCGTCATGACCGAGATCATTTCTTCGCGGATGGGCGGCGTTGCGCTGGGCGACGTGACTGCCTGGCTGGACAGCTATCTGAACGTTTCCAGCTTTAAAGACTGGAGCAACAACGGCCTTCAGGTCGAGGGAAACAGCACCGTGACCCGGATCGCGGCCAGCGTGGATACCAGCCTTCGCAGCATCGAGGAGGCCATTTCCAGCGGCGCAGACCTGATGGTGGTGCACCACGGACTGTTCTGGAACAAGCCCCTCATGGTGACGGGGCCGCATCGTCGCCGCCTTCAGACCGCGCTCGACGCCGGACTGAGCATCTATGCCGCGCACCTGCCACTCGACGCCCACCCCGAGATCGGCAACAACGCCATGATCGCCTCGGCCCTGAGCCTGCAGGACGCCAGCCCCTTTGCCAGCATCGGGCAGATGGGCGAACTGCCCTATGAGCAGACCCTTCAGGAATTTGCCGAGCGGGTGCAGAAGCTGACCGGCGAAATCTGTCTGGTTCACGGCGGGGGCGGCGGCAGCGGCGTGCGGCGGCTGGGCATCGTGTCGGGCAGCGGCGCGGAGTTCATTACCCAGGCGGCGGAACTGGGCCTGGATACCCTGCTGACCGGCGAGCCGGAACACAAGCACTTCCACGACGCCTTCGAACTGGGCCTGAACGTGGTGTATGCGGGCCACTACGAAACCGAGGTCTTTGGCGTGCGGGCGCTGGCGGCAAAACTGGAGGAGCAGTTCGGCTTGCCGTGGCAGTTTCTGCATCTCCCGACGGGGCTGTGAGGGCGTGGAGCACGTGGCCTATGGCGTGTAAAGACCGTTCCCACAGGTTGCTCACCACCCGCTGCAGGCTCTCCCGGCAGGGCGAATGAGCGGCCTCTTCATCAGTTTCGAGGGGCCGGAAGGCGCGGGCAAATCCACCCAGCTTCGGCGGCTGGCGGCGCGGCTGGCAGCAGGCGGGCACCCCCACCTGCTGACCCGCGAACCGGGCGGCACCGACATCGGAGACAAGCTGCGTTCGCTGGTGCTCGACACCCGCAGTCACCTGACCGCCATGACCGAGTTTCTGATCTACAGCGGCAGCCGCGCCCAGCTGGTGCAGGAAGTAATCCGGCCCGCGCTGGGCAGGGGAGAACTGGTTGTGTGTGACCGCTACGTCGATTCGTCGTATGCGTATCAGGGGTACGGGCGCGGCCTCGATCTGGCGCAGCTGCGGGCCGTGAGCGCGGCGGCCACCGGCGGCCTGATGCCCGACCTCACATTCCTGCTGGACATCGACCCGGAAACCGGACTGGCGCGGGCGGCGCGGGTGGGCGAACCCGACCGCATCGAGCGGGCCGGACTGGACTTTCACTGGCGGCTGAAACGGGGCTTTCTGGAGCTGGCTGCCCAGGAGCCGAAGCGCTTTGTGGTACTGGACGCTACCCGCGACCCAGACGCCCTGGAAGCCGATATCTGGGCGGCGGTATCGGAGCGGCTGTCCGAGAACTGAGGCCCGCTTATTGCCCGGCTGCCAGCCCCGGCACGCGCACCTCGAAGACGGTGGGCCAGCGCTTGCCCGTCAGCAGCAGCGTTCCCCGCGCTTTGTTGTACGCGACGCCGTTGGGCACATCGTCGAAGGTGGGGGTGCGGCCCGCTTTCTGCGTGTCGCTGGCGGCCTCGCGGCTCAGCTCGGACACGTCCAGCCACGCGGTCACCTTGCCAGTTTTGGGGTCGATCCGGGCGATTTTGGTGGTCAGCCAGATGTTGGCCCACACCCAGCCACCCGCGTATTCCAGTTCGTTCAGGTTCGTGACGGGCATGCCCTGAGCCGTTACCTTCACGCTTTTCTTGATGGCGAAGGTCAGTGGATCGCGCCACGTCAGGGTGTCGCTGCCGTCGCTCATGATGAGCTGGGTGCCGTCGTTGGTCAGGCCCCAGCCCTCGCCGTCGTAGCGGAAGCGGCCCGTTTCCTTGAGGGTGGCGGCGTCGTACACGAAGGCCAGCCCGCTCTGCCACGTCAGCTCGAAGAGTTGCCCGTTCAGCACGCTGACGCCTTCTCCGAATACTCCGGCGACTGGCGGCGTCCGCATCTGCATCGGCTTGCCGCTGTCGAGAGCTACACGCCGTACCCCCGATTGTCCCTCCAGCCCCGTTCCTTCGTACAGCACGCCACCTGCCAGCTCGAAGCCCTCGGTAAAGGCCGCTGGGTCGTGCGGCAGGCGGCTGACCACCACCGGCCTGTACACCGGAAGAGAGGTGCGGGGCGTCGTTCTGGCCTGCACCACCGGGGCTGCGCCGACCAGCAGCAGAAGGGCGACAGGCAGGGCAAGGGGGGCGGCAGGCTTCACGCCCCCAGTGTAGAGAAGGCGGGGGCTTTGTGCATTGGCATTCTGGCTGAGTTTTTCTGAAGCAGGTGGGCACAGGCGGTGTCGAACCCTGAGGGGAGACGCTGGAAACGTTCCCGTTACAGGAGTTCCTCCAATGCCCGCTGCGCCGCCTGTACCACCTCTGGCTGAGGGTCGCGGCTCAGGCGTTCCAGCTCGGTGGTGTCGTGCCAGCGTCCCCAGGCCCACGCTGCCGCCTCGCGCACTTCCCAGGCGGGATCGCGGCTTGCCAGTGTCAGCACGTCGCGCCCTCGCCGCTGCGGGTCGTTGCCCACCACCGTGGCAGCGTTGCGGGCCATGCCCTTGCGCCGGGGCCGGGCAAAAGCGGTGTGCCCGAACGAACGCAGAAATTCACGCTCCGAGACGCCGAAAAACCGCCGCAGATCGGGGTGGGCCAGCTCCGGATCGGGCTGAAACAGCGTGGCGAGCGGCCCGGCGTGCAGGCTCCACGGACAGACCTCGCTGCACACGTCACAGCCCAGCAGCCACTCGCCCACCGCCGGGCGCAGATGCCACGGCAGCGGCCCCCGGTGCTCGATGGTCAGGGCCGACAGGCAGACGCGGGCGTCGATCAGGCGGTCTGGCCCGATGGCGTCGGTGGGGCACGCCGAGATGCAGCGGGTACAGCGTCCGCAGCGGTCTGGGTGGCTGGCGGGCAGTTCGGGCGCGGGCAGGTCGGTCAGCAGCACCGCCAGCGTCACGAACGCGCCCAGCGAGGTCGAGAGCAGCATGCCCGATTTGCCCTGCCAGCCGGGAAAGGCCCGCCCCGCGAGAGAGCGTTCCAGAATCGGCCCATGATCGACGTAGCCCCGTGCCCGCACGCCCAGGCTCTCGGCCTCGGTCTTCAGGCGCTCCAGCAGCGGCTCCAGCTGCGTGTGATAGTCGGGCGTCCAGGCGTAGCGGGCCACTCTGCCCAGCCGCACGCCCCGCGCAGGCACCGGCTGTTCGGGGAAGGAATGTGCGGCACCCAGCACCAGCACGCTGCCCACGCCCGCCAGCGAACTCGACAGGTCGGCGCGGCGCGGAAGCTGGCGCGTCAGGTAGTCCATCCCGCCCTGTCGCCCGCTATCCAGCCAGCTCTGATAGCGCCCTAGGTCTGCTGGAACGGGCGCGGCGTCGGCCCAGCCTGCCACGTCGAAGCCCAGGCTCAGGGCCAGATCGGTGAGGTGGGTGCGGGCGTCGGACATCGGCCACAGGATAGCGGCAGCCCACCCGATAGAAGGGGAGAGCCGCCGCTGTTGAAGATGTAATTATCGTGCTGAGGTAAGAGTCAAAATTCTGTATATGGCCTTTGATAAAATATATGGAGCCAGCAAAGTGTAGATTATCGTCGAACCTCGACCCAGATAGCGGTTGACGAGATTATAGCCACCCACAAAAACCAAGAACCAGATAAAAAATCCAAGAATGAAGAGCCAAGCAGCAGGTTTAGGACGTTGGAAAGAAGACGACTGATCTGCCATGTGGATACCTCTTCTACGGTCTTCTACTGCCGAGATGTTCTAATTTACAGCTTCAACTGTGCCGCCGCCGCCGTATCCATGTACCACAGCGCATTCTGCACGCCCTGTACCGGGTGGCCTTCCACGCCGCCCATGCCGTTCTGCACCTCGCGCAGCGTTTCGGCCTTGCTGGCACCCGTCACCAGCAGCCAGCGCTCGCGGGCCGCGTTGATCTCGGCAAACGTGAAGCTGATGCGCCAGGTATTGAGTTTGGGCACCCAGTTGGCAATCACGCGCCCGCTGGCATGCAGGCCCTCGGTGTCGGGGAAGAGGCTGGCGGTGTGCCCGTCGTCGCCCATGCCCAGCAGCACCACGTCCAAGCGCTCTGGCAGCAGCGCGGCGTAGGCGGCAGCCGCTTCGTGCGGGTCGCGCTCGCCCTCGATGCGGTGCACCTGCGCGGGCGGAATGCTCACGTGGTCGAGCAGGCCCAGCTTGGCAGCGCGGTAATTGCTGTCCTCGCTGTCCGGACCCACACTGCGTTCATCCGAGAAGTAGATATGCACGTGTTCCCAGTCCACGGGCAGTGCCTTCAGGGCGCTGTACATCAGTTTGGGTGTGCTGCCACCCGAGAGCGCGACATGAAAGCTGCCCCGCTCCTTGATGGCTGCCTGCGCCGCCCGCGCCAGATGCTTGGCGCACAGCGTCGCGGCGGCTTCGGGGGTGGCCGAGACGAAGACCTTCATGCTTTCGCCATGCTGTCGTGTGCCAGATTCCAGGCAGCCTCGAACAGCGCGGCCCGCTCCGGGTGCGACATCACGCGGGCCAGCCCTTCGCTTAGGCTCATGCGCGGAATGACCACCTCGGTCTGCCGGTCAACCTGATTGAACTCGGCATGAACGCGGCACATCTCCTTGCCCTCGGTTTCCAGCGCAAACCGCACGCCGTCTCCGGTCAGTTCGATGTGGCACAGGTCGCCGTTTTCGCGCTGGCAGTGCCCCTGCACGAAGTTCACGCGTTTCAAGCTGTCCCAGCCCAGCGTCGCGGCGATCCAGCCCGCGAACAGCCGAGCCGCCAGATCGTTTTCTCCAGCGTAAGCGACTTTTAGGTTCTGCACCTGCGACAGTTTGGCAACCGCGTCGGGGCTGTCGAAAATCTGCGCCAGTGCCTCGCGCCAGCCCGCCGAGCGGCTCCAGCCCAGGTCGGCCAGGGCGTAGTGGTTGCTGGGCGGCAGATTCAGCGTCAGGCTGTCGGCAATCACCTGATCGGCAATGTCGGTCAGCTCTTTGAGCAGCGCACCTTCAGGCGCGGTTTCGGAAGCCCACCACACATGGTTGATGGTGGCGGGGCGCAGCAGCGGCAGAATCGCGCCCTGAAGCTGCTCGGGGTTGGCGTTCAGCACCACGCGCTCGACATACACGCCCTTCTGCGGAATCAGGCTGGCCTGCACGCCGATCAGCTCATTGCCGTCCATCACACCCACGATCTGCCGCCCGGCGTAGCGCCCTTCCAGGCCAGAAAGGGTGTCCTGCACGCGCTTCAGGTGCCGACTGGTCGTCAGCGCGATGATGTTTCCGGTAAAGGCCCGCGTTTCGACCTGCGCTTCGTCCCAGAGCGTATCCAGGCTGCTCTGCACATGCCGCACATCGGTATGCACCGGGCCGAGAGGTTTGTATTGCACGGCTTCAGGCATGGTTACTCCTTAACAGCAGTGAGGGGTGATGCGGGATGAGTGATGAGTCGCTGGAGGCTCTGAGACGACAGTACCCAGATCTCCGCCAACTGCTTTGAGTCCACATCACTCATCACCCGAACCACACCACGCTCTTTACAGCCTTCTCCAGCGCCGATCCGGCCCCATCAGGGCGTCGGCGGCTTCTGGCCCCCAGCTTCCGGCGGCGTAGTTGGGGAATTCCGGCGCGTCCTGCCCGTCCCAGGCTTCCAGCATGCCCGTCACGAGCTGCCACGCGTGATCCACTTCGTCCTCGCGGGGAAACAGCGTCGCGTCGCCCAGCATGGCGTCGAGCACCAGCCGCGAGTACGGGCTTTCCAGTCCGGCCCCGAAGGCGTCGTAGCGAAAATCCATCGTGACCTCGCGCAGCTGATTTTCCTGCCCCGGCGTCTTGCTCGAAAACTTCAGGCTCACGCCCTCGTCGGGCTGGATGCGGAAGGCCAGCACGTTGCGCTCCAGTCCACCGGGAAACAGGCCCAGCGGCGGCTTCTTGAACACCACCGCGATTTCCGTGACCTTCTTGGGCAGCCGCTTTCCGGTGCGGATAAAGAAGGGCACGCCCTGCCAGCGCCAGTTCTCGATCTCGAACTTGACCGCCACATACGTCGGGGTGCTGCTGCCGGGCTTCACGCCGGGTTCCTCGCGGTAGCCAGGCACGCGCTCGCCCGCCAGCGTGCCGGGGCCATACTGCCCGCGCACCGCCGACGCCGCCACCTGCTCTTTCGGAATCGGTTTGACCGCCCGCAGCACCTTCACCTTCTCGTCGCGGATGGCTCCCTCGTCGAAGGCCACCGGGGGTTCCATCGCCACCAGCGTAAACAGCTGCATCAGGTGGTTCTGAAGCATGTCGCGCAGAATGCCCGCTTCCTCGTAATACCCGGCGCGGCCTTCCAGCCCCAGGTCTTCGGCGGCGGTAATCTGCACATGATCGACATAGCTGCGGTTCCAGATCGGCTCGAAGATGGCGTTGCCGAAGCGAATCGCCATCAGGTTCTGCACCGTCTCCTTGCCGAGATAGTGGTCGATGCGGTACACCTGCGACTCGTCCCAGACGCCGTGAATGGCGTCGTTCAGGTGGCGGGCGGTTTCGAGCGTGGTGCCGAACGGCTTCTCGATGATGATGCGCCGCCAGCCCTCGCTCTGGTCCTGCAACTTCAGTCGGCCCAGACCGTTGCTGATCGGCTCGAACAGGCTGGGGGGCGTGCTCAGATAGAACACCGCGTTCTTGCGCCCGCCGTGCGCGTTCTCGGCCTCGTCGAGCTGGGTGCCCACGCGGTCGTACACGTCGTCTTTGTCGAAGTCACCGAATTCGTAGTACAGCAGCTCTCTGAATTTCTCCAGGCTGCCCGGCAGGATGGCGTCGGTTTCTTTGCTGGTCTTCAGGGCTTCGAGCGCGTAATCGCGGAACTGCTCGTCGGTCATCTCCTGACGGCCCACACCCACGATGTTGAACGCACTGCCCAGCAGCCCGTCCTGCCACAGGCCGAAGACGGCGGGCAGCAGTTTGCGGCGCGACAGGTCGCCGGTTGCGCCGAAAATAACCAGCGTGGCGGGTTCGGGGGCGCGGCTGCGGCGCATGCCTGCCCGGAAAGGATTCGGGGTGGGTTCGGGCATCGTCACGGTCTTGGGCGGCGTGGCCGCCGACTCGGACGCGGGCGGCAGCTTGGGGTCTGGCTGCGTGGCCTGCTGGGGTTCATTCGTCACCGGTTCACTCTCCCTTGCGGTCGTTTCCCGACTCGCCGAGCTGACGCGCTTCATCGTGGGCGGGCACTGCCGGAGCGTCGGTATTCAGGGCGGCTTCGGGCGGGGTATTGGGCTTGACTTCCTGCACGGTGGTGGTCTTTGCCACCTCGTCCAGCTTCTTGACCGCGTGCCCGCCGAATGCACGGCGCATGGCCGAGAGCATCTGGCCCGCGTAGCTGACTTCCTGCTGGCTTCGCAGACGCATCTGCACGCTCAGCGTGATGACCGGCGTGGGAATGCCCAGTTCCAGGCTGTCGAGCACCGTCCAGCGGCCCTCGCCCGAGTCGGCCACGTAGTCCGAGAGGTCGTTGAAATCGGTGTCGGCCTTCATGGCGTCGGCGGTCAGGTCGAGCAGCCAGCTGCGAACCACGCTGCCGTGTCGCCACAGCTCGGCGATCTGCGCCACGTCCAGCCCGAAGTCTTTCTTGGCGTGCAGCAGCTCGAAGCCCTCGGCGTAGGCCTGCATCATGCCGTACTCGATGCCGTTGTGCACCATCTTGACGTAGTGTCCACTGCCCGAAGGCCCCATGCGGCCCCAGCCCTCGGTGGGCGTGGGGGCGAGCACTTCAAACACCGGGCTCAGCGCGTCCACGGCTTCTTTCGGCCCGCCCACCATCATGGCGTAGCCTTCCTTCAGACCCCAGATGCCGCCCGAGGTACCGACATCGACAAAATGAATGCCCATGCCTTCCAGTACGCCCGCCCGCCGGATGCTGTCTTTGTAATTGCTGTTTCCGCCGTCGATGATGGTGTCGCCCGGCTGCATTTTGGAAGCCAGCGTCATGATGGTGTCTTCGGTGGCCTTGCCGCTGGGAACCATGACCCACACGGCACGCGGGGCCGGAAGCTGCGCGACCAGTTCATCGAGGGTGCTTGCGCCCTGTGCGCCGTGCAGCCGAGCCGCCTCGACGTTGGCGGGGAACAGATCGTAGCCGACCACTTCCTGACCACCCTCAAGCAGCCGCGTTACCATGTTGCCGCCCATCTTGCCCAGTCCGATCATGCCTAGCTTCATTGTCTCTCCTCTGAATCGTGGTCGTTGAGCCTGGATAGCTGAATGTACGAGGATCGGTGCCCAGAGGTTCTGTTTGGAAGTGCTTCCATGAAGAAATCCATTGCTGGGGATAGCCCATCCTGCTTGCCGAGACGCATCATAAACCCGCACCTGTGCCGGGTGAGTGCAGGTGTCCTAGGAAGCTTTTAGGAAACGTGTACCAGCTTCCAGTACGCAAGCAGGCTTCTGAAACCTCTGGAAGCGGTTTGCAGGCTCGTTACTTCTTCTTTTTGCCAGCCTGCTTGGCCGCTTTTTCGGCGTCGCGCTGCTTCTGCTGATACTCGCGGGCGGTGTCTTCCATCAGCTGTGCGCCCTGCTTATCGACCTGCCGCTGCAACTCCAGCAGGGCGCTGGCGCTCATCTGTCGCAGGATGCGCTCGACGGGTTTTGCCAGCCAGCGATAACGCACGCGGGCATTGGTCGAGAGTGTCACTTCGGTGCCGCCGGGAATGGGCTTGAAAATCCAGCCCTGCGTCAGTTTTTCGACGGGGCCAAACGGCTGCACGCTCTCCCAGCCGCCGCGTGTCGGCCCCTGAACCTGTCCGTAGCGGGCGGTAAAGCTCAGGCCCAGCAGTCGCCGGGGCAGCTTGAACCGCACCACGGCTCCGCTGGTCAGCTTTTCTTCGCCCACGTACCGGGCCTGAGCGTAGTTCGGGTCCCACTTCTCGCGCCGTTTCGGGTCGAGCGCCAGCCGAAAGAGGGTGTCCGGGCGGCTACGGATCACGATGGTGTCTTTGAAGGTGATGGGTTCGGACATTCAGAAGAGTGTAGCTCAGGGCAGGTGCCGCCTGGAACGTCCTGCCTGCTTCAGTCCAGATACGCCACGGCTCGCCCGTGTGCCGCACGAACGGTAAAGCGCTCTGCAAACTTCGCGCCGCACATGGCACCGGCCCGCTTACGCCCCTCGCGGTACGCGTCCGGCGTGAATTCCCACTTGTAAAACTGCTGGTAATACTCCATCACGCCCGCCGCGAGGTCGATGCTCTCAGAGATATCCACGAACACCTCGGGATACGGGCTGGCGTCGGCGTGGTA
Above is a window of Deinococcus ruber DNA encoding:
- the pckA gene encoding phosphoenolpyruvate carboxykinase (ATP) produces the protein MTVTTEHKVEQGHAFFQELQAASIQHNPGVAQLYEAALRRGEGHIAQGGPLVVRTNKTGRSPKDRFIVEDDLTRESVWWGGFNTPISPEVFDALLKKMQVACHGQELFVQDLYAGTDPAQRLGVRFVQQMAYHSLFVRNLFVRPTPEEYARFSPDWTVLNLPEFRADPHTDGTRSDTFILVNFTRRMVLIGGTEYAGENKKAIFGVLNFLLPERGVMPMHCSANVGKGGDVALFFGLSGTGKTTLSADPERALIGDDEHGWTDEGVFNFEGGCYAKVIGLNPDAEPAIFRTTHMYGTVLENVVMRTDHSLDLNDGSLTENTRSAYPIDFIDNIVPGGRGGHPQNIVFLTADAFGVLPPLSRLTPEQMMYQFISGFTAKIPGTEQGVALPEPTFSTCFGAPFMPRHPGEYARLLAQKVQASGAKVWLVNTGWTGGRYGEGRRMSIAHTRRLIHAALSGELEIVPFQQEAFFGLSIPTQVEGVPPEVLNPQDAWADAQQYAQTARHLSGLFRQNFERFAQGVDPAVTACMPQLD
- a CDS encoding phosphodiester glycosidase family protein, with the translated sequence MLRPFVVPFAAALLLPLSAALVYRALPAAGSGMLAAPPNDSREGIHREGRLRLPPMPEVVGGQIAYFPPPLPTVTVEIPLPPRPAPALPTVTVSVPRSPASIQNAHSPGSPQVGQSGAVRPGAVQIANVHTDTPGVTQAAPTGLSTLTPLNEGVPVTMTRLQVGRVQVALLRGGLPVSRHVLWRSSVVQFIKASGAVAGVNGTFFKDAAIASNDSNMMGPLLTADGTFLRESDAYLLGRITGRPLVAWSNTQFLVTAFRPATMNRKAQVQALLPGVTDAFVAGAWLVRGGHAISAADMKRYASSDAQEVRPRVFFGVTKDGLGIAGATITPVSSAGLARIAEQVGAQEAVLMDSGYSTSLIYGAQVLAVGHASRKVPSRPVPHAIVFFNPSSVQAQGKPLPGK
- a CDS encoding Nif3-like dinuclear metal center hexameric protein, with the protein product MTEIISSRMGGVALGDVTAWLDSYLNVSSFKDWSNNGLQVEGNSTVTRIAASVDTSLRSIEEAISSGADLMVVHHGLFWNKPLMVTGPHRRRLQTALDAGLSIYAAHLPLDAHPEIGNNAMIASALSLQDASPFASIGQMGELPYEQTLQEFAERVQKLTGEICLVHGGGGGSGVRRLGIVSGSGAEFITQAAELGLDTLLTGEPEHKHFHDAFELGLNVVYAGHYETEVFGVRALAAKLEEQFGLPWQFLHLPTGL
- the tmk gene encoding dTMP kinase produces the protein MSGLFISFEGPEGAGKSTQLRRLAARLAAGGHPHLLTREPGGTDIGDKLRSLVLDTRSHLTAMTEFLIYSGSRAQLVQEVIRPALGRGELVVCDRYVDSSYAYQGYGRGLDLAQLRAVSAAATGGLMPDLTFLLDIDPETGLARAARVGEPDRIERAGLDFHWRLKRGFLELAAQEPKRFVVLDATRDPDALEADIWAAVSERLSEN
- a CDS encoding glutaminyl-peptide cyclotransferase, which codes for MKPAAPLALPVALLLLVGAAPVVQARTTPRTSLPVYRPVVVSRLPHDPAAFTEGFELAGGVLYEGTGLEGQSGVRRVALDSGKPMQMRTPPVAGVFGEGVSVLNGQLFELTWQSGLAFVYDAATLKETGRFRYDGEGWGLTNDGTQLIMSDGSDTLTWRDPLTFAIKKSVKVTAQGMPVTNLNELEYAGGWVWANIWLTTKIARIDPKTGKVTAWLDVSELSREAASDTQKAGRTPTFDDVPNGVAYNKARGTLLLTGKRWPTVFEVRVPGLAAGQ
- the queG gene encoding tRNA epoxyqueuosine(34) reductase QueG; translated protein: MSDARTHLTDLALSLGFDVAGWADAAPVPADLGRYQSWLDSGRQGGMDYLTRQLPRRADLSSSLAGVGSVLVLGAAHSFPEQPVPARGVRLGRVARYAWTPDYHTQLEPLLERLKTEAESLGVRARGYVDHGPILERSLAGRAFPGWQGKSGMLLSTSLGAFVTLAVLLTDLPAPELPASHPDRCGRCTRCISACPTDAIGPDRLIDARVCLSALTIEHRGPLPWHLRPAVGEWLLGCDVCSEVCPWSLHAGPLATLFQPDPELAHPDLRRFFGVSEREFLRSFGHTAFARPRRKGMARNAATVVGNDPQRRGRDVLTLASRDPAWEVREAAAWAWGRWHDTTELERLSRDPQPEVVQAAQRALEELL
- the pgl gene encoding 6-phosphogluconolactonase: MKVFVSATPEAAATLCAKHLARAAQAAIKERGSFHVALSGGSTPKLMYSALKALPVDWEHVHIYFSDERSVGPDSEDSNYRAAKLGLLDHVSIPPAQVHRIEGERDPHEAAAAYAALLPERLDVVLLGMGDDGHTASLFPDTEGLHASGRVIANWVPKLNTWRISFTFAEINAARERWLLVTGASKAETLREVQNGMGGVEGHPVQGVQNALWYMDTAAAAQLKL
- a CDS encoding glucose-6-phosphate dehydrogenase assembly protein OpcA — translated: MPEAVQYKPLGPVHTDVRHVQSSLDTLWDEAQVETRAFTGNIIALTTSRHLKRVQDTLSGLEGRYAGRQIVGVMDGNELIGVQASLIPQKGVYVERVVLNANPEQLQGAILPLLRPATINHVWWASETAPEGALLKELTDIADQVIADSLTLNLPPSNHYALADLGWSRSAGWREALAQIFDSPDAVAKLSQVQNLKVAYAGENDLAARLFAGWIAATLGWDSLKRVNFVQGHCQRENGDLCHIELTGDGVRFALETEGKEMCRVHAEFNQVDRQTEVVIPRMSLSEGLARVMSHPERAALFEAAWNLAHDSMAKA
- the zwf gene encoding glucose-6-phosphate dehydrogenase, producing MPEPTPNPFRAGMRRSRAPEPATLVIFGATGDLSRRKLLPAVFGLWQDGLLGSAFNIVGVGRQEMTDEQFRDYALEALKTSKETDAILPGSLEKFRELLYYEFGDFDKDDVYDRVGTQLDEAENAHGGRKNAVFYLSTPPSLFEPISNGLGRLKLQDQSEGWRRIIIEKPFGTTLETARHLNDAIHGVWDESQVYRIDHYLGKETVQNLMAIRFGNAIFEPIWNRSYVDHVQITAAEDLGLEGRAGYYEEAGILRDMLQNHLMQLFTLVAMEPPVAFDEGAIRDEKVKVLRAVKPIPKEQVAASAVRGQYGPGTLAGERVPGYREEPGVKPGSSTPTYVAVKFEIENWRWQGVPFFIRTGKRLPKKVTEIAVVFKKPPLGLFPGGLERNVLAFRIQPDEGVSLKFSSKTPGQENQLREVTMDFRYDAFGAGLESPYSRLVLDAMLGDATLFPREDEVDHAWQLVTGMLEAWDGQDAPEFPNYAAGSWGPEAADALMGPDRRWRRL